TTCCTCCGATAAATTCAATAAAATCTATGCAGATCCTCAACTGCATGTCCAAAATACGCTCGAGTTTCCAATCAAACAAATGTACTAAGTAGGAATTCAAGGGTTCTCCCAAATGTCATTCTACATTTCTAGTCACGTGAAAACAAGCAAACCTCAAAACGCCATAAACTTCCTTCCCAAACTCCATCACCGCATTCAGCTCCCTCGTGGCCTTTTCATAAACCCGGCACCTTGCCAGCGCCGGAAAAAACAGCCGCAACGCTGTCTCGTACACAAACGCCACTGTCAGAATCCATGACACCACTCCCGGCAGACGCCACTTGCTCCCCCTCGCCCTCAGCCACTTCTTTACTGCCACCTGTAAGTAACATAATCAACCAGAACGAGTTTAGAAAGACAGAAATTCTAAACTgccaatattttatcaattttttacagGTACACCtttatgaatataataatattaataaagaaTATAGAcagataaattattattattttttaggaagAAATGAACCTCAATAGCCAAACAAGTCCCGTGAAGCATAAAGAAACAAATGGCATCCCACGATGGCTCCCACGGTTCCCACGCGCCGCGCCTCTCACGCTTGATGTAATAGAACACGAGCTCGTGCATGGCGGCGGACACCACAAAAGTGGCGAGTATCGCGGGGATCGGGGCCCACCTCCTTCCAAGGAGACGGGTGGAGGCAGTCGCGACGGGCTGGTACACCGTGGGCTGCAAGACTTTGTGGACCACGATGTTCCACCTTCTCCCCCAGAAATCCTGCAACGACGTGGACAAGTAAGGCTGGTCGAACTGCGGCTCCAGCTGAACACCGAGAAGCTTCCGTgtgaagaaggagaagacgaagaagaTGAACTCGAGACCAATGTACATGTGGAGACTGTACAAGAATAACACGAACTTTGGATGAAGACTCTGTTTGGCAGTATAGAGAGGGATGAGAGTGGCTAACGCCACAATCGCTGTGGGGAAAGCGTAGTTGAGGGATGGTCTTTGAATTTCAGGAGGGTAGTTTTGTAATTTGATAGGGAGGAGGGAGAGGGGGACGAACTGGCGGAGGGGGAGGAGGTGGTGGAGGGGACCCTTTCCGAAGGAGAAGAGGAGGAGCTTGAAGGTGGTGAGCCAGGAGAGGATGAAGGCTGTGGGGCCACCGAGGTGGACGGAGGTGAGTCGGagagggaggaggaggaggatcacTATGGCGGGGAATATGGCGGCGAATCTTGAAGACCCTCCCTTTGGGATGAAGTTTCCGATCGCACGGCAGTAGCATACTGTTGCTGCCGCTGTTGTCCATACCATTATCAAGTTCAACGCTTCTCCTTCCATCAAATGCCTCATCAAAAATCAACTTTATTTGCACTTAATTATAAACTCTCCTATATCAACTTATTAACTTGCTCGCTCTTGTCAAATATATTAACATCATAAAAACAAGGAAAAGTCTACTGcatcaattttatttattaaatttttgataGCATGTAATCAACAacgttattaaataaaattttatatcattaaaaatattattaataactataaattaaaaaagttgCTGACCTTCTATTACCCTTCTAAAAACAAATTTCAATTAAGAAAATAAAGTTATGTTAGCGACATATGACCAAAGAAATTGTATTTACACCTTTCTTTATTCAAAATAATACACATTCATTATATGTTATAATCTTTACTTAATTACTATATAAAGGTTTTTAATTGAATAGTTGTGTAAATAATGCATCAAAAAgctttttattaattacttttattttaataccagaaataaaaaatatattaaaaatatttgggtTGGATAGTGGCCTACTGGCCTGAATTTATAttagataaatattaaaattaaatgaatttaatatattataaaaattagattaACAAATAAGAGGTGTTTCTATAATAAAATATGATCGGATCCATCAAAGTACAAACTATTTATAAGTAATCCAGTAATTAAGAAGAGAATTGAGTATAACAGGGCCATTTCAATTAACAAAACAACTTTATTTAGGGTTAATAAGATGGTTTATGTACTCTGTTATGATACATGCTTATTTAGTTATGAGGAGTGATAGGGGCAGCAAAATTTGTAATATGTAGCCATTAATTAgtcatcattaatatttttaatggtgtgagatgacATCTAATGGTGTAGGATTACTTAATTTTCTTTTGATGATTAAGTGCTGaccaaatttcaataaaaataatgttCCTCTGAACTTTTTCTttagttatttataatttttcatgTACAAATATTGTTACTTCTtgactattttattttaaatgaatTAGACAACTTCTAATTCTAAACATTACAAATTTATTCACACCATACTTGTATACTTAATATTTAAAGGTTTCATACTTTCATCCCTACTTGCCCTAACTAAATTTAAACCCAAATACATTTATTGTAAGACATATGTAATGACCACTAGCTAGACCAAACTCTTGCAGCCTCCTTGGCTATTCTAGAAACCGTGACTCGTGTAACATGCGGATATTACATATTCTATTATTTCATTTATTTCCAATAGCCCACATGTTCTTTAAGAGAAATCAACCTCAGTCGTTTTATGgctaaaattttatatatgaataattttgatgtaaaatataaaaatatttgattattttagtatTCTATAAGGTTGTGGTGAAAtgacgttttgtaataaaaaataaattttaattataaaagaacaaaatattattgacattttataataaaaaaatattattttaattattaaaatataaaacgtTATTAatgttttgttaaaaaatattattttaattgaaaaaatataaaacattttgTACATGACCATAATAATATTTAACACACAGtttaattcatcatggagaatttCACTCCCtaataatacaatattaaaaaaaagttctcgttttattttttttgctttgcgatttttactttttttaatatctCCCTTTACTATATAGGAGAATGTGatgcttaaatttttttattttattatttttattaataaaaatattatttatatattaaaattaatcatatattttatgcataaatatatgtgttgtttaatttatttttaatatatattttgtattttttaatgaacatatattttatattttaatgtctaattttaatataaacttAGTTTATGAAATGCAATTTGAGTCTCTAGCTAGCAATGCTTTTCGTTTAATTTTGGAAGACTCACTAGTCGTGAAGATGATTTTTCATACCGTGACAAAAGACAACGACAAAAATAAGCTTATACTAAATTAATCGGCAATAATTAAGGTGGAGGATTCGCTTGGTACGTTTTCTTCGTTATGACTTATGAGTGTTACCAACCACCATTTTCCTTCATAAACTgtaaacaaagttataaaaataaagaatggcGTCCTTGCCCGTTCAAATTCAACCAAGCCCatgttaaatttaaaatacatcATGTAAAGTAATGAAATcagtattatattaatttatatatttttttaattaaataatcagtcatcaaaataattaaacttaaaataaatcaataatcaaatttatttaaaacagtatgataaaaaaataaaataaaatgtcaaatacatatatttttttgtgaaccAAATACATATGGGAAAGTATGAGAagccaatagaatatttgtacaatgtgtataatgaaaGTTTATagaatattagaaatataatcattAGTATTACCTTTTTCCATTAGttgaagtttttgggatgagtggtgttacggtgggtaaccggagattaatgggctggatggcgttgATTGGCCTAAACGTATGAAGGAGGAGACTTCACGTGGATCTGCAACTCGGgaacctccgtccgacttgtatgTGTGAAAGACTGtgaggtggtacctgcaaagatactctgatgcctaagtcagcaaaagTAAGCAGGTTTTtgaatgtattggaacttagagatacctgaggggtgttagtgtatttatagtggtgaaccaataaccaccgttggagtagtgccatatttttagggtgttaaccgtcccattatcttagggaggttaagatatggctcgtggaagtggttagagagattttaggggcagttactcatttgaatgagtgtttatccgccagctaatctcgttcccgacttctttagagcaggtCGTGATGAGTACCGACTTCATAGGATGGAGATTGGTACTGGTGAGGCCCAACCCTTGGGATTAGGTCTTTTGCTTGATCCTGGGCCTttgttattgggccagggtatgaacagtgcccctactcgagcccaattttcctttcaagatttgggttcgagtattctactcggggtcgCAGCCGACTTGTAGGAGGACCAACGTGATGGTCCgaaaccgacgtgacttttcgtAGCCTTTTGGTTCTGAcggttacgtctaatcaagcgtcgtgtccgtttaGGGATGTGCGTAGGGAGTGATGGTCTTGGTAATGGTGcattctcattaatgactgccccgTTTTTACCATTGTACCCTCCACGTACTTATAAATattctccctctctttcattgtttcgtttctgcgatctttcaaaatttttcccttTCACTCGTTCGTGCTGCATTCTCGTGTTTTCGAAGGCTTTTTTCCTCCTCCAACCCTCATTTTCAGATAAAGGTTAGCTCTTTCTGTAACATGCTTTTCTATTTGCATGCTTTATTTTGTAGATAGATAGGTTGGTTTGTAGACTTTGGTTCCGTATctcctccctttagagaccgtgtttttgatttttcttttctttttcccttgtaGGTTTTCGTTacctttttaagaaaaaagaaatggcttccgtagatgttctttctcagtgggttgatgtcacggtcctaggggaggaacccTTGGTCGATACTGAATTTATCACCCACCTTCGTACTCGCtacagaatttgtacttctgaagAGGACGAGCCGAAGTACgagttggtagtcccgggtccagaagaccgggtttaTTTTGGGAGGGATTCCGAGGAGGTCCctcattttttctatatatatgagagcatgattacccgtttgggtgtttttcttccgttTTCTGAATTTGAAATGGCTGTTCTGCGCCACTGTCGTGTTGCccctacccaacttcaccccaactattgggattttttgaaaatttatcaatttataagTCACGCTTTGGATtttccgacctctttgaggattttcttttatcttttccacatgactaagcccttcagtgggctaaataacaagcagcaatgggtgtctttccgagccatacaaggtcggagaattTTCACCCTTTTTAACGAATCCTTCcacgacttcaaaaattattttttcaaagtgcaagctgtagagggtcaccacccctttttcttggatgagaattcttcccctcgctttcccctctattggttggaggcctccccttgtgagAAGTACGGTCTGGACGacctggatgaggtggaggcggccattgtggggtttttccgagaagtgtgggggagggccccatacttgaaTACTAGGAAATTCCTCCAGGGATCGCCGACCTTTGTTCGGTCGCAACTAGGTAGTTTTTATATATTTCTTATTTCCGACTTGTGTCTGCCGACTTGAggtttgccgacttgtaattttTGCTAATTGTTTCTTTTGCAGATATGGCAAGGAAGAATGCTCAGGAATCTTACCAAAGAGTTCAGGAGGCTAAGGCAAGATCCCGGGCTAGGACTAGTGGTACCAGGGCGAtcgtctctcctcctcctcctcctcctcctcctcagactATGGGGACtcagcccattgtgatttcttcttcaacTTTGTCTCGGCCACTCCCCTCCGCCCGACTTCTttctgagccagagaagaagaagcgcaagactttagagtctggctcttcttttgatggtggggttaaggcggatgctcttgcattcgtccgaaagaacatctatcctcatatAAGTATGGATAATGTCTCTATTCGGAACCACCTTACCACTCTGGCTGAGGAGAGGTTTAGGGCGGCAGGTGTTTGTGGCAAGCtcttggatatttttgagaagactcctctcagctctttggggttaacctcgaaggttgaggagctggaaggaaggcttcTTGCTTATCAagagcatgagagggagttgaaggaggaggtcgctaagctgaaggaggagagagatacccttcgggagaaggagagtaagttgcaggcccaatgcaacatggaggcgGGTTTGAGGAAGGCAGCGCAGGAGAGTTATCAGAGTTTATTTcaagatcttgtgtctgtgaggAAGGACTTGTTGAACTCTCGGAATGCGTATGCTGaattggaggactctattgctgacggcgccgaggaggcttggaggattttcaaggagcaggtcggagtcattGCCCCTGACCTGGACCTTTCTCCTTTAGATCCGGACAAAGTCGTCATTGATGGTGCTATTGTGGATCCTCATGTCCCTGTAATTGTTTCCGAGTCagagttgaagactcgggggcagaggattattgagtcccctcctcgttcCAAGGACGCTTCGAGTTCTTCTGttgttcctccgacttcctcttcatctcctgtggatgcctctcttcccggtcctggtggcgctcctcctgactctggtggtggtgatccgtctactcctcTGCATAAATAATTTCTAtgtggctatatgggggctcggcctgtgggtcccccttttttaaactctttatattcGTTTATTGGTGGTACTCGTTGAACAATTTCTTTTGGCCTTtcaaggccgtaaacaaaatatttaaaaatacccttttttaataagggttttaaattaacaaaataaataccctttttGGATAAAGGTTTAAGTTATCTTATGCGTGTatgcttttctgattttgatttttcgaaGTCCCCTTGATCTTTTCCTGAAAACCTTTCCCTTTGCCTTGTCTGTTTTTCTGAGCCTTTTTGTTTAAGGACTTTTGGACAGCCTTTAGACTTTTTCCTAGGTTTTTTcaatctctttttgttattccttatactcaactttgttTCATTGAGTtatttatgacttaggttatttttgtgatgcgtTTTTCTTCTACTCGGTTCTTCATTCGAAGTGTTTCCGAGCTTCTCTACTCGGGTTttcatttcgacttatgagtcggattgTTTCCGAGTTTTTTACGATCAActtatataacctctttacaccgacttgtacctcgtcgttttatcctgacgaccatctaggtcggttcatgggatttttacgttttgtcgagcttaagtcggcgcgtttcgtagagagaaagagaaaacagAAAAGGAATTTACAAGAGATATTTGTAAGAtgcaaaagatctttattaattggggagggtactttattgctactaagggtttttgacaATCTATTTCCCTTAgtccctactatgatgcctcgttaaaaatccacctccagaaaaaaccctttgattttgggaaaaaatcctgaagttgggaaaagagtacatcagggagtagagttcgcttttaactgtagtaccttttcatattacaagcatgccacgacctcgataactcggtgccgtttaggtcggtcactttataataaccttttcctaagacctcattgactttgtatggtcccttccaatttgcggcgagctttccttcccctgatttgttgactccaatgtcgtttctgatcaagaccaagtcaCTTGGGGTGAAtgctcttcgaatgacttttttgttgtatcttgtagtcatcctttgcttcaacgccgcttctcttatctgggcttcttctcggacttcggggagcaagtcgagctcctctttgtgcccctgtatgtttccaatctcgtcatggagaattacccttgggctttgttcattgatttctattggtatcatggctttcacgccataaactagtcggaagggtgtttctccagtggcggattgggggttgtcctgtaagcccatagcacttgtgggagttcttcagcccaggctctttttgcttcttgtagccttttctttagccctgccagtatgactttgttggctgcttcggcttgcctattggcttgcgggtgctccaccgaggtgaattgatgcttgattttcatactggctactaggcttctaaaggtagagtcggtgaactgtgttccattatctgtagtaatggaatgaggtatcccaaaccttgtg
The sequence above is drawn from the Arachis hypogaea cultivar Tifrunner chromosome 4, arahy.Tifrunner.gnm2.J5K5, whole genome shotgun sequence genome and encodes:
- the LOC112795998 gene encoding probable long-chain-alcohol O-fatty-acyltransferase 5 — its product is MRHLMEGEALNLIMVWTTAAATVCYCRAIGNFIPKGGSSRFAAIFPAIVILLLLPLRLTSVHLGGPTAFILSWLTTFKLLLFSFGKGPLHHLLPLRQFVPLSLLPIKLQNYPPEIQRPSLNYAFPTAIVALATLIPLYTAKQSLHPKFVLFLYSLHMYIGLEFIFFVFSFFTRKLLGVQLEPQFDQPYLSTSLQDFWGRRWNIVVHKVLQPTVYQPVATASTRLLGRRWAPIPAILATFVVSAAMHELVFYYIKRERRGAWEPWEPSWDAICFFMLHGTCLAIEVAVKKWLRARGSKWRLPGVVSWILTVAFVYETALRLFFPALARCRVYEKATRELNAVMEFGKEVYGVLRFACFHVTRNVE